A window of Dorea formicigenerans contains these coding sequences:
- the scpB gene encoding SMC-Scp complex subunit ScpB — MGKKTEIGKMEAVIEAILFTMGESVELKKIAAAIEHDEATTRKIIHRLQDKYEAEDRGLRIIELEDSFQLCTKREMYDYLIRIAKQPKKCVLTDVLLETLSIIAYRQPVTKLEIEKIRGVKSDHAVNKLVEYNLACEVGRLDAPGRPILFGTTEEFLRRFSIQSIEDLPSMQPEQVETFKEEAEEEVQLKLNV, encoded by the coding sequence ATGGGTAAAAAAACGGAGATAGGTAAGATGGAGGCTGTGATAGAGGCCATTTTATTTACAATGGGCGAATCAGTGGAACTTAAGAAGATCGCGGCGGCGATTGAGCACGATGAAGCGACTACAAGAAAGATCATTCATCGGTTGCAGGACAAATATGAAGCAGAGGACAGAGGCCTTCGTATTATTGAGCTGGAAGACTCCTTTCAGTTGTGCACGAAGCGGGAGATGTATGACTATCTCATTCGTATTGCAAAACAGCCGAAGAAATGTGTTCTGACAGATGTTCTGCTGGAGACATTATCAATCATTGCATATCGTCAGCCGGTGACAAAGCTTGAAATCGAAAAAATTCGTGGAGTCAAATCAGATCACGCGGTAAATAAACTGGTAGAATATAATCTTGCCTGTGAAGTGGGAAGACTGGATGCACCGGGACGGCCGATTTTATTTGGCACAACAGAAGAATTCTTGCGAAGATTCAGTATTCAGTCTATCGAAGATCTTCCGAGCATGCAGCCGGAACAGGTAGAAACATTTAAAGAAGAGGCAGAGGAAGAAGTACAGCTTAAATTAAATGTATAA
- a CDS encoding polysaccharide biosynthesis protein produces MELHNPLIKGTFILTVTGLLTRFMGFFYRIFLSHTFGAVQVGLYQLIFPIYALGYSATCAGIQTILSRSVASRLVQGRKKEARQLLYTGLLITLSVSCCFTIFLQKFAPFLAGSVLGDRRCEHLLILLSYVFPFSAIHSCITGYCLGLKDTKIPSSSQLLEQTVRIFSVLVICQFLNHTEGSSGIWIAVLGLIFGEIASALYSLKCVRNKPGLHFLIPSSLSLQQMFSDAKELIKLSLPLTGNRILLNILQSIEAVSIPASLLIYGLSTSDALSTYGVLTGMALPCILFPSALTNSASTMLLPAITEAQTQKNVQRIKKMIRSSLCGCIFLGTGCLAGFFLLGPVLGRLLFHSSLAGEFIRTLSWMCPFLYANSALISIIHGLGKTGISFLLNTLSLFIRIIGVLYFTVYFGIPGYLHCLLASQIFLFVTGILYISYHLRQMLLISHYNT; encoded by the coding sequence ATGGAGTTACACAATCCACTTATCAAAGGGACATTTATTTTAACCGTTACAGGTCTGCTCACCAGATTTATGGGGTTTTTTTATCGCATTTTCCTAAGCCATACATTTGGAGCGGTTCAGGTCGGACTTTACCAGCTTATTTTTCCCATTTATGCTCTTGGCTATTCCGCAACTTGTGCCGGAATCCAGACGATTCTCTCCCGCAGTGTTGCCAGCCGTCTTGTTCAGGGCAGAAAAAAAGAAGCCCGCCAGCTTCTCTATACCGGACTTCTCATCACGTTGTCCGTCTCCTGCTGTTTTACAATTTTTCTGCAAAAATTCGCGCCATTTTTGGCTGGCTCTGTACTTGGCGACCGAAGATGTGAACATCTTCTGATCCTGCTTTCTTACGTTTTTCCTTTCAGTGCTATACATAGCTGTATTACCGGATACTGCCTCGGCCTAAAAGACACCAAAATTCCTTCATCCTCTCAATTATTAGAACAAACTGTACGTATTTTCAGTGTTCTCGTTATTTGTCAGTTTTTAAACCACACCGAAGGATCTTCCGGCATCTGGATTGCTGTTCTGGGGTTGATATTCGGTGAAATAGCTTCTGCCCTTTATAGTCTAAAATGCGTTCGTAATAAACCTGGGCTTCATTTTCTTATTCCGTCTTCCCTTTCCTTACAGCAAATGTTTTCCGATGCAAAAGAGCTTATAAAACTGTCTCTTCCCCTTACCGGTAATCGTATACTTTTAAATATACTGCAAAGTATCGAAGCAGTCTCTATCCCTGCTTCTTTACTAATTTACGGGCTTTCCACCTCAGATGCCCTGAGTACTTATGGTGTCCTGACAGGCATGGCTCTTCCTTGTATTCTGTTTCCATCCGCTCTTACTAATTCTGCTTCCACAATGCTCTTACCTGCTATCACAGAAGCCCAGACTCAAAAAAACGTACAACGCATAAAGAAAATGATTCGAAGTTCCCTCTGTGGTTGCATTTTTCTTGGAACTGGATGCCTGGCCGGATTCTTTCTACTTGGTCCCGTATTAGGAAGACTGCTCTTCCATAGCTCTCTTGCCGGAGAGTTCATACGCACCCTTTCCTGGATGTGTCCATTTTTATACGCCAACAGTGCACTCATCAGCATTATCCATGGTCTCGGAAAAACTGGCATTTCTTTCTTGCTAAATACGCTAAGTCTTTTCATTCGAATCATTGGTGTCTTATATTTTACAGTATATTTTGGAATCCCGGGATACCTGCATTGCCTTCTGGCAAGCCAGATATTCCTTTTCGTAACCGGGATTTTGTATATAAGCTATCATTTACGCCAGATGCTTTTAATCTCTCATTACAACACATAA
- a CDS encoding HAD-IIA family hydrolase, translating into MLKGNDLESKKYFLFDIDGTLAIDDTIYDGSRELLDYIESIGGRAFYITNNSVKSRKDYIEKFKKWNISAVENQFVTASYATCKYLKEHYEDKKLLVVGTPSFEDELKSFGLKLTHEAEEDVACAVVGFDRTLVYEKVEEACKALFRPEVDFVGTNPDYRCPTAFGFVPDCGGICEMLKVTTDRTPYYAGKPNAQIVKMCMEQVGAKPEEVLVVGDRLYTDIACGINAGVETALVYTGEAKPEDLVATEFMPDYAFENIRKLYEAFRKSREAVTEGKNPDIQMCSKQI; encoded by the coding sequence ATGTTAAAAGGAAATGATTTAGAGAGTAAAAAATATTTTTTGTTTGATATAGACGGGACACTTGCCATTGATGACACGATTTATGATGGCAGCCGGGAGTTGCTTGATTATATTGAAAGCATTGGCGGACGAGCTTTTTATATTACGAACAATTCGGTCAAAAGCCGAAAAGATTATATAGAGAAATTTAAGAAATGGAATATTTCCGCAGTAGAAAATCAGTTTGTGACTGCATCTTATGCAACATGTAAGTATCTGAAGGAGCACTATGAAGATAAGAAACTGCTTGTAGTAGGAACGCCGTCTTTTGAAGATGAGTTAAAAAGCTTTGGACTAAAGCTGACCCACGAGGCAGAGGAAGATGTAGCATGCGCAGTTGTGGGATTTGACAGAACACTTGTCTACGAAAAAGTCGAAGAAGCATGTAAGGCATTATTTCGTCCGGAAGTGGATTTTGTCGGAACAAACCCAGATTACCGGTGTCCAACTGCATTTGGCTTCGTCCCTGATTGTGGAGGAATTTGCGAGATGTTGAAAGTGACAACAGATCGGACACCTTACTATGCAGGTAAGCCGAATGCACAGATTGTAAAAATGTGTATGGAGCAGGTAGGTGCGAAACCAGAGGAAGTGCTTGTAGTTGGCGATCGCCTTTACACGGACATTGCATGTGGAATTAACGCGGGAGTGGAAACGGCTCTTGTGTATACAGGAGAGGCAAAGCCAGAGGATCTGGTGGCGACAGAATTTATGCCGGATTATGCATTTGAAAATATCCGAAAGCTGTATGAGGCATTTCGGAAAAGCCGGGAAGCGGTGACGGAAGGGAAAAATCCAGACATACAGATGTGTTCAAAACAGATATAA
- a CDS encoding D-alanyl-D-alanine carboxypeptidase family protein: protein MNQNKIKIIAVLLLLCISAAWLERYEIQESGQNLSGQMADKMKQNTDEPQNLYAQSAVLMDADSGRVLFGKEEEAIRPMASTTKIMTCIIALEHMTDNEIVTASAYAASQPKVHLGVREGQQFYLRDILFSLMLESHNDSAVMVAEEIAGSVEAFVKMMNEKAEELGLTKTHFVTPNGLDGEDEGGVHATTAMELAKIMKYCIMDSPEKEMFLDITGTKEYHFRDLKGTSSYTCTNHNAFLTMMDGAISGKTGFTADAGYCYVGALRRDERTFIVALLACGWPNHKGYKWSDTKKLMEYGLANYEYRNVWQELPKQEIVVKDSGNDQNIYQKNSVAEVEIQQKPEVLKVLLRTDENVEISVQMEKALSAPVEKGQKVGEVRYILDKNIIGKYDVLTRSGLKKRTFSWCLKRCMERFFGYTRWNTFFVDLR from the coding sequence ATGAATCAGAACAAAATAAAAATTATCGCAGTCTTACTTTTGTTATGCATATCTGCCGCCTGGCTGGAAAGATATGAAATTCAGGAATCGGGTCAGAATCTATCGGGTCAGATGGCTGACAAAATGAAACAAAATACAGACGAGCCACAAAATCTATACGCCCAATCGGCAGTCCTTATGGATGCTGACAGTGGGCGTGTTTTATTTGGAAAAGAAGAGGAAGCCATAAGGCCTATGGCAAGCACCACAAAGATTATGACCTGCATCATAGCACTGGAGCATATGACAGATAATGAGATAGTCACAGCGTCCGCATATGCTGCCAGTCAGCCGAAAGTTCATCTGGGTGTCCGGGAAGGGCAGCAGTTCTATCTGAGGGATATTTTATTCTCGCTTATGCTGGAATCGCACAATGACAGCGCAGTTATGGTTGCAGAGGAGATAGCCGGAAGCGTGGAAGCATTTGTAAAAATGATGAATGAAAAAGCAGAAGAACTGGGGCTTACTAAGACACATTTTGTAACGCCAAACGGACTGGACGGAGAGGATGAAGGCGGCGTGCACGCCACAACAGCCATGGAACTGGCGAAAATTATGAAATATTGTATTATGGATTCTCCGGAAAAAGAAATGTTTCTGGATATTACCGGAACGAAAGAATACCATTTCCGGGATCTTAAAGGAACTTCTTCTTATACATGCACGAATCACAATGCTTTTCTGACTATGATGGACGGGGCGATTTCTGGCAAGACCGGTTTTACGGCAGATGCAGGATATTGCTATGTCGGTGCACTCAGACGTGATGAACGGACATTTATCGTGGCATTGCTTGCCTGTGGCTGGCCGAATCATAAAGGATATAAATGGAGTGACACGAAGAAACTTATGGAATATGGACTTGCGAATTATGAGTACCGAAACGTATGGCAGGAGCTTCCAAAGCAGGAGATTGTTGTAAAAGATAGTGGTAACGACCAGAACATTTATCAGAAAAACAGCGTGGCTGAGGTTGAAATTCAACAGAAGCCGGAAGTGTTAAAAGTATTATTAAGAACTGATGAAAATGTAGAGATTTCCGTGCAGATGGAAAAAGCTTTGTCTGCACCGGTAGAAAAAGGGCAGAAAGTGGGAGAAGTGCGGTACATATTAGATAAAAATATTATTGGAAAATACGATGTTTTGACAAGAAGCGGGCTTAAAAAACGGACATTTTCCTGGTGCCTGAAAAGATGTATGGAGCGCTTTTTTGGCTATACAAGATGGAATACATTCTTCGTGGATTTGCGTTGA
- the rny gene encoding ribonuclease Y yields the protein MPIGIVIAVAVVLIIVSAVISHFVTVSNLKKNAESKIGNAENKAREIIDDAVKTAEAKKKESLLEIKEESIKNKNELERESKERRSELQRYEKRVLSKEEALDKRSEAIEKREASFKAKEEQLKQREKKVDELSQQRVQELERISGLTSEQAKEYLLKTVEEDVKHDTAKMIKEMEAQAKEEADKKAKECVVTAIQRCAADHVAETTISVVQLPNDEMKGRIIGREGRNIRTLETLTGVELIIDDTPEAVVLSGFDPIRREVARIALEKLIVDGRIHPARIEEMVEKAQKEVDSMIREEGESAALEVGVHGIHPELIKLLGRMKFRTSYGQNALKHSIEVAQLSGLLAGEIGLDVRVAKRAGLLHDIGKSIDHDVEGSHIQIGVDLCRKYKESATVINAVEAHHGDVEPESLIACVVQAADTISAARPGARRETLETYTNRLKQLEDIANQFKGVEKSFAIQAGREIRIMVVPEQVSDADMVLLARDIAKQVEFELEYPGQIKVNVIRESRVTDYAK from the coding sequence GTGCCGATAGGAATAGTAATTGCTGTTGCAGTAGTGCTTATCATTGTATCAGCAGTCATCAGTCACTTTGTGACCGTTTCCAATCTGAAGAAGAATGCAGAATCTAAGATTGGTAATGCGGAGAACAAAGCGCGTGAGATTATCGATGATGCAGTGAAGACAGCCGAGGCTAAGAAGAAGGAGTCTCTCTTGGAAATTAAAGAGGAATCAATCAAGAATAAGAATGAACTTGAGAGAGAGTCAAAGGAACGCAGATCTGAATTACAGAGATATGAGAAGCGTGTACTTTCCAAGGAAGAAGCTTTGGATAAACGGTCTGAGGCAATTGAGAAGCGCGAAGCAAGCTTTAAAGCAAAAGAAGAACAGTTGAAGCAGCGTGAGAAGAAAGTTGACGAGCTGAGTCAACAACGTGTACAGGAACTAGAAAGAATCTCAGGACTTACCTCCGAACAGGCAAAAGAATATTTGTTAAAAACTGTTGAAGAAGATGTGAAACATGATACTGCGAAGATGATCAAAGAGATGGAAGCGCAGGCAAAGGAAGAAGCAGATAAGAAGGCAAAGGAATGTGTTGTCACTGCTATCCAGAGATGTGCAGCAGATCATGTAGCTGAGACTACGATTTCTGTAGTTCAGCTTCCGAATGATGAGATGAAGGGAAGAATTATTGGTAGAGAAGGACGTAATATCCGTACTTTGGAGACACTGACAGGTGTGGAACTGATTATCGATGATACCCCGGAAGCTGTTGTATTATCAGGCTTTGATCCAATCAGACGTGAAGTTGCGAGAATTGCGCTTGAGAAGTTGATCGTTGACGGACGTATACATCCGGCAAGAATCGAAGAGATGGTAGAAAAAGCGCAGAAAGAAGTCGATTCTATGATTCGCGAGGAAGGAGAGTCAGCTGCACTTGAAGTTGGTGTTCATGGAATTCATCCAGAGCTTATCAAGCTTCTTGGTAGAATGAAGTTCAGAACAAGCTATGGACAGAATGCATTGAAGCATTCTATTGAAGTGGCACAGTTATCCGGACTTCTTGCTGGAGAAATCGGTCTCGATGTCAGAGTGGCTAAGAGAGCCGGACTTTTACATGATATCGGTAAATCAATCGATCATGATGTGGAAGGATCACATATCCAGATCGGTGTTGACCTTTGCAGAAAATACAAAGAGTCAGCAACCGTTATCAATGCGGTTGAAGCCCATCACGGCGATGTAGAGCCGGAATCCCTGATTGCATGTGTTGTACAGGCTGCTGATACGATTTCTGCAGCAAGACCGGGTGCAAGAAGAGAAACATTAGAAACATACACAAACAGGTTAAAACAATTAGAAGATATCGCCAATCAGTTTAAAGGCGTTGAGAAATCTTTTGCAATTCAAGCAGGTAGAGAGATTCGTATCATGGTAGTTCCAGAACAAGTATCTGATGCAGACATGGTATTGCTGGCTAGAGATATTGCGAAACAGGTTGAATTTGAACTTGAATATCCAGGTCAGATTAAGGTAAATGTAATTCGTGAATCAAGAGTTACAGATTATGCCAAGTAG
- a CDS encoding segregation and condensation protein A, with translation MGIPVKLQVFEGPLDLLLHLIDKNKIDIYDIPIVEITNQYMDYIKAMEREDLNVMSEFLVMAATLLDIKCKMLLPKEVTEDGEEEDPRQELVEQLLQYKMYKYMSYELRDRELDGGRTMYKDPTIPEEVMDYVEPVDLDELLGDLTLATLNRVFQDVIRRQEDKIDPVRSKFGKLEKEEVTVEEKLETVTDYAREHKHFSFRTLLGSQKSKMQTVVTFLAVLQLIKEGILIVQQEHAFDDIMITANL, from the coding sequence ATGGGAATTCCGGTAAAATTGCAGGTGTTCGAAGGACCTCTTGACCTGCTGTTACATTTGATCGATAAAAATAAAATAGATATTTACGATATTCCTATTGTGGAGATTACGAACCAGTATATGGATTATATCAAAGCCATGGAACGGGAAGATCTCAATGTGATGAGTGAATTTCTTGTCATGGCAGCGACACTTTTGGATATCAAGTGTAAGATGCTGCTTCCGAAGGAAGTAACAGAGGATGGGGAAGAGGAAGATCCAAGACAGGAACTGGTAGAACAACTTCTTCAATATAAGATGTACAAGTATATGTCCTATGAGCTTCGTGACCGAGAGCTGGATGGTGGCCGGACGATGTACAAAGATCCGACTATCCCGGAGGAAGTCATGGATTATGTGGAGCCGGTAGATTTGGACGAACTTTTAGGAGATCTGACATTGGCAACACTGAACCGTGTTTTTCAGGACGTGATCAGGCGTCAGGAAGACAAGATCGATCCGGTAAGAAGCAAATTTGGTAAATTAGAGAAAGAAGAAGTTACGGTTGAGGAAAAGCTGGAGACTGTGACAGATTATGCAAGGGAACACAAGCATTTCAGTTTCCGCACACTTTTGGGCAGCCAGAAGTCCAAGATGCAGACTGTCGTAACATTTCTGGCAGTGTTGCAGTTGATCAAGGAAGGAATCCTGATCGTACAGCAGGAACATGCATTTGATGATATTATGATTACTGCAAATCTTTAA
- the recA gene encoding recombinase RecA, translated as MANNEDKKKALDAAIAKLEKDFGKGTVMKLGDPAAQVSVETIPTGSLSLDIALGLGGVPRGRVVEIYGPESSGKTTVALHMISEVQKRGGIAGFIDAEHALDPVYARNIGVDIDELYISQPDSGDQALEIAETMARSGAMDIIVIDSVAALVPKQEIEGDMGDSHVGLQARLMSQALRKLTPVISKSNCVVIFINQLREKVGIMFGNPETTTGGRALKFYASVRMDVRRIETLKQGGEMIGNRTRVKIVKNKIAPPFKEAEFDIMFGKGISKEGDILDLAVNLGLVNKSGAWFSCNGDKIGQGRENAKIYLTEHPELMESLDKQIRAHYNFDGSASEEADTKEGKSSKADSAVKVAAEAEKED; from the coding sequence ATGGCGAATAATGAAGATAAGAAGAAAGCCTTAGATGCGGCTATTGCAAAGTTAGAGAAGGATTTTGGTAAAGGTACGGTCATGAAGCTTGGAGACCCGGCAGCCCAGGTATCAGTGGAGACAATTCCGACAGGATCTTTAAGTCTGGATATTGCACTGGGACTCGGAGGTGTTCCAAGAGGACGTGTGGTTGAGATCTACGGACCAGAGTCCAGTGGTAAGACAACAGTTGCACTGCATATGATTTCGGAAGTTCAGAAAAGAGGCGGGATTGCAGGGTTTATTGATGCTGAACATGCCCTTGATCCGGTTTATGCGCGTAACATTGGAGTAGATATTGATGAACTTTACATTTCACAGCCTGACAGTGGAGATCAGGCGCTTGAGATTGCTGAGACAATGGCGCGTTCCGGCGCGATGGATATTATTGTCATTGACTCTGTTGCAGCGCTTGTACCGAAGCAGGAGATTGAAGGAGATATGGGAGATTCCCATGTAGGACTTCAGGCAAGACTGATGTCCCAGGCACTACGTAAGCTGACTCCTGTTATCAGCAAGTCTAACTGTGTGGTAATCTTTATCAACCAGCTCCGTGAGAAGGTTGGTATTATGTTCGGTAATCCGGAGACTACGACCGGTGGACGTGCATTGAAGTTCTATGCATCTGTCCGCATGGACGTCAGAAGAATCGAGACGCTCAAGCAGGGCGGAGAGATGATTGGTAACAGAACCCGTGTGAAGATTGTGAAGAATAAGATCGCGCCTCCGTTCAAAGAGGCAGAATTTGATATTATGTTCGGAAAAGGTATTTCAAAAGAAGGAGATATTCTGGATCTTGCAGTAAATCTTGGACTTGTCAACAAAAGTGGTGCATGGTTCTCCTGTAATGGAGATAAGATCGGCCAGGGACGTGAGAATGCTAAGATTTATCTCACAGAGCATCCGGAACTTATGGAGTCTTTGGATAAGCAGATTCGTGCACACTATAATTTTGACGGATCAGCATCAGAGGAAGCGGATACAAAGGAAGGAAAAAGCAGTAAAGCTGACAGTGCGGTCAAAGTAGCAGCAGAGGCAGAAAAAGAGGACTAA
- a CDS encoding regulatory protein RecX gives MVVTRVEAVTKTKYKVYVDGQFAFILYKGELSRFHIAEDQELSQESYEKIRTEVILKRAKLRAMHLLNDMWRTEAQLREKLTRNEYPADIVEAAISYVKSFGYINDYEYARSFIESRKERKSRREIYMQLVGKGVSRELIDEAFEESYEREDSTEAIRRLLEKKHYDRENTTPEEKKKIMAYLVRKGFGYDDIRRTMQIYECEMYS, from the coding sequence ATGGTTGTCACAAGAGTTGAAGCTGTGACAAAGACAAAGTATAAGGTATATGTAGATGGACAGTTTGCTTTTATATTGTATAAGGGGGAACTGTCCCGTTTTCATATAGCCGAAGATCAGGAATTGTCGCAGGAAAGCTATGAGAAGATTCGAACAGAGGTTATATTAAAAAGAGCAAAGCTTCGGGCAATGCATCTTTTGAATGATATGTGGCGTACAGAGGCGCAGCTTAGGGAGAAACTTACGCGTAATGAATATCCGGCAGATATCGTGGAGGCTGCAATCAGTTATGTAAAATCTTTTGGTTATATCAATGATTATGAATATGCAAGAAGTTTTATTGAATCAAGGAAAGAACGAAAAAGCAGGCGGGAGATTTATATGCAGCTTGTGGGAAAAGGAGTGTCCAGAGAACTAATTGATGAAGCATTTGAAGAGAGCTATGAGCGTGAAGATTCTACGGAGGCAATTCGCAGACTGCTAGAGAAAAAGCATTATGATCGGGAGAATACGACGCCGGAGGAAAAGAAAAAAATAATGGCGTACCTTGTCAGAAAAGGTTTTGGCTATGATGATATCAGAAGAACCATGCAGATATATGAGTGTGAGATGTACAGTTGA
- a CDS encoding NUDIX hydrolase produces the protein MSEEVKRVGRDLAYEGTVIKVYKDHMKFANGNTAEWDFIHHDGAAAVVPVMDDGKILMVTQYRNALERDTLEIPAGKLDAPGEPGIECASRELEEETGYSSEDLEWLITLRTTVAFCDEKIDIYVAKNLIPSHQHLDEDEFINVGAYTIDELRKKIYSGEIEDSKTVAALLAYADKYGK, from the coding sequence ATGAGCGAAGAAGTGAAGCGTGTCGGAAGAGATCTGGCATATGAAGGAACAGTCATAAAAGTTTATAAAGACCATATGAAATTTGCAAATGGTAACACGGCAGAATGGGATTTTATCCATCATGACGGGGCAGCCGCAGTTGTTCCGGTCATGGATGATGGAAAAATTCTCATGGTTACCCAGTATCGTAATGCGTTGGAGCGAGATACGCTTGAAATTCCGGCAGGGAAACTGGATGCGCCGGGAGAGCCTGGAATTGAATGCGCTTCCAGAGAACTGGAGGAGGAGACGGGATATAGTTCAGAGGATCTTGAATGGTTGATTACACTTCGGACAACAGTGGCATTTTGCGATGAGAAGATTGATATTTACGTTGCGAAAAATTTGATTCCGTCACACCAGCATCTGGACGAGGATGAATTTATCAATGTGGGAGCTTACACCATTGATGAATTGAGAAAAAAGATTTATTCCGGTGAGATTGAAGATTCCAAGACGGTGGCAGCACTTCTCGCATATGCGGACAAATATGGAAAATAG
- a CDS encoding metallophosphoesterase yields MSTTGIIIGILVAAVLLVFAEMYRELHTFRVTRYQVASPKLAGEKTWVFLSDLHNQVYGVNNCRLIDAVKKESPDLILIGGDMLVGKNGHSYEPALACVKELVKIAPVYYANGNHEERMKLKPQKYDQSYALYREKLLNLGVHLLENESTVLSDESKVRLTGLEIPLECYTHLKRREMPEGAIKERIGNRDPEAFQVLLAHNPSYMKEYLAWGADLILSGHLHGGMVRIPGIGGVIGPDFVLFPKYSGEMRRVGDQTVIVSKGLGTHTIHIRLFNPAEVVVLSLNNC; encoded by the coding sequence ATGTCGACAACAGGAATCATAATCGGAATACTGGTGGCAGCAGTACTTCTTGTATTTGCGGAAATGTATCGGGAACTTCATACATTTCGCGTGACTCGTTACCAGGTGGCGTCACCGAAGCTTGCAGGGGAGAAAACATGGGTCTTTTTAAGTGACCTGCACAATCAGGTCTATGGAGTGAATAATTGCAGATTAATTGATGCAGTGAAAAAAGAGTCACCGGATCTGATTCTAATCGGTGGGGATATGTTAGTTGGAAAGAACGGACATTCCTATGAACCGGCCCTTGCCTGTGTGAAAGAGCTTGTGAAAATTGCACCAGTTTACTATGCAAATGGAAATCATGAAGAGCGTATGAAATTAAAACCACAGAAGTATGACCAGTCTTATGCTTTATATCGGGAAAAATTGCTGAATCTGGGAGTACATCTTTTGGAAAATGAATCGACAGTTTTAAGTGATGAATCAAAAGTCCGCCTGACGGGGCTTGAGATTCCACTGGAGTGTTACACGCATTTGAAACGAAGAGAGATGCCAGAGGGAGCAATAAAAGAGCGGATCGGAAATCGGGATCCGGAAGCATTTCAGGTTCTTCTCGCACATAATCCTTCCTATATGAAAGAATACCTTGCCTGGGGAGCAGATCTGATCCTAAGTGGGCATCTGCATGGAGGTATGGTGAGAATTCCGGGAATCGGAGGTGTGATTGGACCGGATTTTGTATTATTTCCAAAGTATTCAGGAGAAATGCGGCGCGTGGGAGACCAGACTGTCATTGTAAGTAAAGGGCTTGGAACCCACACCATTCATATCAGGCTCTTTAATCCGGCAGAGGTTGTTGTTCTGAGTTTAAATAATTGTTGA
- a CDS encoding RrF2 family transcriptional regulator, with the protein MKLSTKGKYGLRAIIDLARFSEKEPVSIGCIATRQKLSERYLEQLFALLKKAGLVKSIRGASGGYVLARDASEISVGDVLRALEGNLEPVRCAAFYSEEGCMASDECVTKYVWQKINDSINKTVNEIKLDELVKESKELNPEGVIHGECSQQ; encoded by the coding sequence TTGAAACTGTCGACAAAAGGAAAGTATGGTCTGCGAGCCATTATCGATTTGGCGAGATTTAGCGAGAAAGAACCGGTATCCATCGGCTGCATAGCCACGAGACAAAAATTGTCTGAGCGATATCTGGAACAGCTTTTTGCATTACTGAAAAAAGCAGGGCTTGTAAAAAGTATCCGGGGAGCGTCCGGAGGATATGTGCTTGCCCGTGATGCGTCAGAAATATCGGTAGGCGATGTACTGCGTGCCCTGGAAGGCAATCTGGAACCAGTAAGATGCGCAGCATTTTATTCAGAAGAAGGGTGTATGGCTTCAGATGAATGTGTCACAAAGTATGTATGGCAGAAAATCAACGACAGTATTAATAAAACCGTAAATGAAATCAAGCTGGATGAGCTTGTAAAAGAAAGCAAAGAACTGAATCCGGAGGGTGTTATCCACGGAGAATGCAGTCAACAATAG